In the Nicotiana tabacum cultivar K326 chromosome 16, ASM71507v2, whole genome shotgun sequence genome, one interval contains:
- the LOC142170777 gene encoding uncharacterized protein LOC142170777 has protein sequence MLARKTVATGALSRKLKAQLKASQAQDSKNSDDSFKSASEGGGTRSSDSDQVTSMQNPSTEVISDLAEDLENRFILVGSIVDVETTESRRRGGKNKREREKESEGVCGDESEKGKEVVDSSPTSETGRLAICGTEPKKVEESSKKAGGSGSGEATEGLVNLGKQTDAPGSSIEETMADLLKKVGDSYKPKKKRTPKTKTPGTARTNKIKKAAPSKSTKIPLPRGRATRGQLKQREEEFQKALDESKKKRMEKRK, from the coding sequence ATGCTTGCTCGCAAAACTGTGGCTACAGGTGCGCTTTCAAGAAAATTAAAGGCACAGTTAAAGGCTAGTCAAGCCCAAGATTCAAAAAATTCTGATGATTCGTTCAAGTCTGCGAGTGAGGGGGGAGGAACTAGGTCTTCTGATTCTGACCAGGTAACTTCTATGCAAAATCCCTCTACCGAGGTAATCTCTGATTTGGCTGAAGACTTAGAAAATAGATTTATTTTGGTTGGGTCTATTGTGGATGTGGAAACAACTGAGTCAAGAAGGAGAGGaggtaaaaataaaagagaaagagaaaaagagagtgaggGCGTGTGTGGTGATGAGAGTGAAAAAGGGAAAGaagtggttgattcttcacccaccTCTGAAACTGGTAGATTGGCTATCTGTGGAACTGAGCCAAAAAAGGTGGAAGAAAGTAGCAAGAAGGCAGGGGGAAGTGGTTCAGGGGAAGCCACTGAAGGGCTGGTAAATCTAGGAAAACAAACAGATGCACCTGGTTCATCTATTGAAGAGACCATGGCGGATCTTCTGAAAAAAGTTGGTGATAGTTATAAGCCCAAGAAAAAGAGAACTCCAAAAACAAAGACCCCTGGCACTGCAAGAACAAATAAGATTAAGAAGGCTGCTCCTTCTAAATCTACTAAAATTCCTCTCCCAAGAGGACGAGCCACGAGGGGACAACTGAAGCAAAGGGAGGAAGAATTTCAGAAAGCTTTAGATGAGAGCAagaagaaaagaatggaaaaaaggaaatga